DNA from Bacteroidia bacterium:
AAATTCCCGCCAAATCATTTCATTAACCCAAGTCTCACTCATGTTAAAAGCTTTTCGGATAAGCTCCCTGACGCTACGTGTGCCAAAACGAATGTGGACACTCAAACGAGAAGTTCCTACAATACCTGGAAAATCTCTTTTTTGTTTATATTCTTGAATAATTCTTGGTGATATCTCTTTTTTAGGAAATTCAAAGTTAGTGTCAGGTACAAAACCTATATCTTGCAGCTTAGGAAAAGGAGCAGGTTGTCTGCAAAAATTATAGACTAGTTTTTCAGAAGGATAAGAGTTGAGTTGTTCCATTTTGAGTGTGGAACGCCATTTTTTCATGTAAGGGGTGTAAACCGTGTAAGGAGTTCCGTCAGGTTTGAGTAGTTCGTCTTTTTCAAAAATAACTTGGTCTTTGTAGGTGTAAAAAGGTATATTTTGCGTTCGTAAAAAGTCTTCAATAAGTGCATCGCGCTCGCGTGCATACGGTTCATAGTCGTGATTGGTATATACTGCTTCAATTTTAAACTCTTCTACAATTTTTTTCCATACTTCTAATGGCTTACCATGAAAGATACGCAAAGAAGGTACTTGGGATTTTATCTCTTTCAGGGCTTCGTATATAAATTGCACTCGCCTATCTTGTTTAGATGGAAGCTTATCTAAAATGTTCGTGTCAAAAATAAAAATAGGCAAAACAGGCGTATCTTTGCTCAAAGCATGATACAACCCTGTATTATCAAATAGACGCAAGTCTCTACGAAACCAAAAAATGCTTACTTTATCCATATTCGCTTACAAAAATATAGACTTTATGCTAGCTTGAACTTGTTAACAAAATACTTACAGCAAATTTTTCTGATGATCAGCTAAAAATTTTTCTAAACCTATATCAGTTAAAGGATGACGAAATAGCTGCTCTATGACACTAAAAGGCATAGTCGCTACATCTGCTCCGACTAAAGCTGCTTGCAATACATGCAAAGGGTGCCGAATGCTGGCTGCTAAAATTTCTGTTGCAAAACCATAGTTGTCATAAATAGTTCGGATTTGTTCAATAAGCTGCATTCCTTCTGTGCTAATGTCATCTAATCTACCTATAAACGGGCTAATGTAGGTAGCCCCTGCTTTTGCCGCTATTAAAGCTTGTGTAGCACTAAAACAAAGTGTACAATTCGTTTTTACGCCTTGTTGATGAAAATACTGAATAGCTTTTATACCGCTTTTGGTTAAAGGAATTTTGATAACGATATTATCCGCTATTTCTGCCAAAGCTGAACCTTCTTTTATCATTCCTTCTAAATCTGTGGCAATTACTTCGGCACTTACAGGTAGTTCTTTAAGTAAAGCGCAGATAGTTTTATAGTGTTGCTCATAATTTTTTACACCTTCTTTTGCCATTAGGGAAGGATTAGTAGTTACTCCGTCTAAAATGCCCATGCTTGCCGCTTCTTCAATATGTTTAAGATTAGCGGTATCTATGAAAAATTTCATGATTACAAAGTTAGCAAACTTTCTACTCAAAAATAAAAAATTATGCTCCTTTATCAAATTTGAATTAAATCAATTTGAAATACCGTTTTTTATCCTTAATTTTGCAGGGCAAATACTTATATCAAAGCGAGTATCTTAGGAATAAATCAGTAACAGTTATGCCAAAAGTAAAAGACCTAAATTTTCTGCGTAATATCGGTATCATGGCGCATATTGACGCAGGAAAGACTACTACTACCGAGCGGATTCTGTTTTATACAGGTGTAGTGCATAAAATGGGCGAAGTGCATGATGGTGCAGCTACAATGGACTGGATGGAACAAGAAAAAGAAAGAGGTATCACCATCACTTCGGCAGCTACCACTTGCATGTGGAAGTACAGAGGTCAAGAGTATCAAATTAACATTATCGATACTCCTGGGCACGTAGATTTTACCGTAGAAGTAGAACGCTCTTTACGTGTATTAGATGGTGCAGTAGCATTATTCTGTGCCGTAGGTGGTGTAGAGCCCCAATCTGAAACTGTATGGCGCCAAGCTAACAAATACAAAGTTCCCCGAATCTGCTTTGTCAATAAAATGGACAGAGCAGGGGCAAACTTCTTCAAAGTAGTTAAAGAAATCCGAGATGTACTAGGTGCCAAAGCAGTACCCCTCCAAGTCCCTATTGGCGAAGAAGATACTTTTAGAGGTGTAGTAGACTTAGTGCGCAACCAAGCTATTATATGGAATGAGCATGACTTAGGAATGACTTATGTAGAAGTACCTACACCCGATGAACTCAAAGATTTAGTAGAGCAATACAGAAATGAACTATTTGAAGCCATTGCAGAGTTTGATGACCATCTACTAGAAAAATACTTAGGTGGAGAAGAAATTACAGAAGACGAAGTACGCACTGCAATACGCAAGGCTACCATTTCAATGTCTATATTTCCCGTTTTATGTGGTTCAGCCTTCAAAAATAAAGGCGTACAAACCATGTTAGATGCAGTTGTTTCTTACCTCCCCTCACCTCTTGACTTACCTCCTGTGGAAGGTGTAAACCCCAACACAGAAGAAAAAGAAATTCGCAAAACTGATGAAAATGAACCTTTCGCAGGATTGGCTTTCAAAATTATGACAGACCCCTACGTAGGTAGATTAGCCTTTATCAGAGTATATTCAGGTAAGTTAGAAGCAGGTTCGTATGTTTTAAACACGCGCACAGGGGAAAAAGAACGCATTTCTCGACTAATTCAGATGCACGCCAATCGCCAAAATCCTATTGATGTGGTATCTGCGGGAGATATTGCCGCAGCCGTAGGCTTCAAAAATATTCGTACAGGGGATACGCTTTGTTTTGTAGAAAAACCTATCCGCTTAGAGTCTATTGAGTTCGCTAAGCCTGTAATAGACATGGCGCTAGAACCTAAGACCCAAGCCGATATGGAAAAAATGAGCGCAGCACTCCAAAAATTAGCTGAAGAAGACCCCACTTTCAAAGTCAGAATAGATGAAGAAACAGGGCAAACAATTATCTCAGGAATGGGTGAACTACACCTCGAAATTATTGTAGACCGATTGAAACGAGAGTTCAAAGTAGAAGCTAATCAAGGACAACCCCAAGTAGCTTATCGTGAAGCCATAACAAAAACTGTTTCTAAGCGTGTAGTATTCAAAAAACAAACAGGTGGTAGAGGTAAGTACGCAGACGTAGCCGTAGAAATAGGACCTCGTGAAGATGGACAACAAGGACTAGAATTTATCAATAACATTGTAGGGGGTGCTATTCCCAAAGAATTTATTCCTTCGGTAGAAAAAGGTATCCGAAGCGCTATGCAAAACGGCGTACTAGCAGGATATGAAGTAATTGCACTCAAAGTGCGCTTGTTTGATGGCAGCTATCACCCCGTAGATAGTGATTCCTTATCTTTTGAAATCGCAGGTAGAATGGCATTCAAGCAGTGCTGTTTAGAAGCCGATCCTATTTTGCTTGAGCCCATTATGTCCGTAGAAGTAGTTACACCCGAAGAGTATTTAGGCGACGTGATTGGAGATTTGAACCGCCGTAGGGGAATTATTGAAGGTACAGACAGTAAAGCAAACGCACAGGTGATTAAAGCCAAAGTACCATTGAGTGAAATGTTCGGATATGTAACTACTCTACGTACAATTACTTCAGGGCGTGCTTCTTCAACTATGGTTTTTTCTCACTATGCAGAAGCACCCCGAAATATTGCCGAAGAAGTTATTGCACGTAATAAGGGCAAAAAAGTATTGGCAGAGGACGAATAGTGTTGTGTTGTTATTGTATGGCTATATTCTCTTAATTCTGCGTTGGCACTTACGGCGGTTTGCTGTAAGTGCTATTTTTTCATAGGTTATGGGACAAAGACAGGTTAAAAAACTCAAAAGCTGTTCAAATAATTGAGTTTTGAGTTCGAACAAGCTACATAGCTTTTTTTTTCAAAAATAAGAAGTTTTTTTGCTAATTTTTTTGGGCGTGCCCTTGTGGGCATTTCGCTTGCGCTCATGCCCACAAGGTCGGCGTGCTACGGGCTATGTGCGAAATGCCCCGACCCTTGCGTTAGCAAGGGGCACGCCCAAAAAATAAAATCAACCTCATAATCAAATTATCAGCTCTTTAACACAATTCTGCCATTCCACCATTCTCTTTCT
Protein-coding regions in this window:
- a CDS encoding DNA photolyase family protein, with amino-acid sequence MDKVSIFWFRRDLRLFDNTGLYHALSKDTPVLPIFIFDTNILDKLPSKQDRRVQFIYEALKEIKSQVPSLRIFHGKPLEVWKKIVEEFKIEAVYTNHDYEPYARERDALIEDFLRTQNIPFYTYKDQVIFEKDELLKPDGTPYTVYTPYMKKWRSTLKMEQLNSYPSEKLVYNFCRQPAPFPKLQDIGFVPDTNFEFPKKEISPRIIQEYKQKRDFPGIVGTSRLSVHIRFGTRSVRELIRKAFNMSETWVNEMIWREFYMMILWHFPHVVDKAFKPEYDNIVWENNSEHFELWCQGKTGYPLVDAGMRELNATGYMHNRVRMVTASFLVKDLLIDWRWGERYFAEKLLDFELASNNGGWQWVAGSGCDGSPYFRVFNPILQQQKFDPDFVYIKKWLPEYGTLDYPKPIIDHEFAKNRAIQRYSQALPVKEKKEKKLAQEDSF
- the fsa gene encoding fructose-6-phosphate aldolase; protein product: MKFFIDTANLKHIEEAASMGILDGVTTNPSLMAKEGVKNYEQHYKTICALLKELPVSAEVIATDLEGMIKEGSALAEIADNIVIKIPLTKSGIKAIQYFHQQGVKTNCTLCFSATQALIAAKAGATYISPFIGRLDDISTEGMQLIEQIRTIYDNYGFATEILAASIRHPLHVLQAALVGADVATMPFSVIEQLFRHPLTDIGLEKFLADHQKNLL
- the fusA gene encoding elongation factor G — protein: MPKVKDLNFLRNIGIMAHIDAGKTTTTERILFYTGVVHKMGEVHDGAATMDWMEQEKERGITITSAATTCMWKYRGQEYQINIIDTPGHVDFTVEVERSLRVLDGAVALFCAVGGVEPQSETVWRQANKYKVPRICFVNKMDRAGANFFKVVKEIRDVLGAKAVPLQVPIGEEDTFRGVVDLVRNQAIIWNEHDLGMTYVEVPTPDELKDLVEQYRNELFEAIAEFDDHLLEKYLGGEEITEDEVRTAIRKATISMSIFPVLCGSAFKNKGVQTMLDAVVSYLPSPLDLPPVEGVNPNTEEKEIRKTDENEPFAGLAFKIMTDPYVGRLAFIRVYSGKLEAGSYVLNTRTGEKERISRLIQMHANRQNPIDVVSAGDIAAAVGFKNIRTGDTLCFVEKPIRLESIEFAKPVIDMALEPKTQADMEKMSAALQKLAEEDPTFKVRIDEETGQTIISGMGELHLEIIVDRLKREFKVEANQGQPQVAYREAITKTVSKRVVFKKQTGGRGKYADVAVEIGPREDGQQGLEFINNIVGGAIPKEFIPSVEKGIRSAMQNGVLAGYEVIALKVRLFDGSYHPVDSDSLSFEIAGRMAFKQCCLEADPILLEPIMSVEVVTPEEYLGDVIGDLNRRRGIIEGTDSKANAQVIKAKVPLSEMFGYVTTLRTITSGRASSTMVFSHYAEAPRNIAEEVIARNKGKKVLAEDE